In Xenopus tropicalis strain Nigerian chromosome 5, UCB_Xtro_10.0, whole genome shotgun sequence, one genomic interval encodes:
- the LOC101734993 gene encoding apolipoprotein L3-like, whose amino-acid sequence MSSPLSSFQENETFKMLCKDWKEKLLKELGVVQAKLLKSVEKCVRELRTIADGIDTFHKNATIASVFGSSVGIVGGITTIAGLALAPVTFGASLPVAMAGVGVATAGGITGAASSIADTANIRKKGKRVEKIIQTVQLDIEQLEKLLESINNDIEDMKRQMGVKDADIARVSVRGVFAAVEIARLAQLATVSTTAARAAQVAAQGAKAAAAVSGVLTALFIFVDIAFVAKGAKDLKDGAKAEQAKQIRDVADELETEFVKIQAAAREVQNCFLSI is encoded by the exons TCTTCTTTTCAGGAAAATGAAACTTTCAAAATGCTTTGCAAAGACTGGAAAGAGAAG CTTCTTAAAGAACTCGGGGTGGTCCAGGCAAAGTTGCTAAAATCGGTAGAGAAATGCGTTAGAGAACTTCGCACCATTGCAGATGGCATTGATACATTTCACAAGAATGCCACCATAGCCAGCGTCTTCGGAAGCTCAGTTGGGATAGTGGGTGGAATCACCACCATTGCGGGCCTTGCTTTGGCTCCTGTTACCTTTGGAGCATCTCTGCCTGTGGCTATGGCCGGTGTGGGAGTTGCTACTGCTGGGGGAATCACTGGGGCTGCATCTTCTATCGCAGATACTGCTAATATACGCAAGAAGGGCAAGAGAGTAGAGAAGATTATACAGACAGTCCAGTTGGACATAGAACAGTTAGAAAAACTTCTGGAATCCATTAATAATGACATTGAGGACATGAAAAGGCAGATGGGTGTGAAAGATGCTGATATTGCGAGAGTCAGTGTAAGAGGAGTCTTTGCCGCAGTTGAGATAGCACGGCTGGCTCAGCTGGCCACTGTATCAACTACTGCTGCAAGAGCAGCACAGGTAGCAGCTCAGGGAGCCAAGGCCGCAGCAGCTGTATCTGGAGTCTTAACAGCACTGTTTATATTTGTGGACATTGCATTTGTTGCAAAGGGAGCAAAAGATCTGAAAGACGGGGCTAAAGCTGAGCAGGCAAAACAAATCCGAGATGTTGCTGATGAGCTGGAGACCGAGTTTGTAAAGATACAAGCTGCTGCGCGTGAagtgcaaaattgttttttatcCATATAA